The Esox lucius isolate fEsoLuc1 chromosome 5, fEsoLuc1.pri, whole genome shotgun sequence genome includes a region encoding these proteins:
- the wfikkn2b gene encoding WAP, Kazal, immunoglobulin, Kunitz and NTR domain-containing protein 2, with product MWWLLFPRWIWFFAGQSVFLWPDQQVIAISVSRLANAHSGICPNEINPNLWVDAMSTCLRECESDQECERFEKCCPNVCGKQSCVAARYMGSSRKVSPVGLPKEAICANFVCTQQGSECDVWEGQPVCKCRDRCEREPHFTCASDGMTYYNKCYMDAEACSKGNSISVVTCSFHLTWPNTSPLLPLETTHFPTTAPPPKTPTPPTDPQPPVMASSPSQQLINAGDTASFLCVVTGSPRPEISWQKQQREQDETEKVVMRPNHVMGNVVVTNIGQLVIYNARLQDSGIYTCTASNPSGSAQVHHALTVVPVEPPRGEQPRNTTRCSAAECQKPPDTAEDCVGEESVSWYYEPQRNSCFSFTHAGCHGNAYRKPLETYEECMSCCGPEVSAPCSLPSLQGPCKAYEHRWAYSSSLRQCQSFIYGGCSGNANNFESREACEEMCPYPKDQHCRTCKPRGKMVTSFCGSDFVILGRLSGLKEETDSGNALVSVEEVLKDDKMGLRFFGKELLEVTFLNMDWNCPCPNISEGQVIVMGDVRDGIAVLQPDSYMAASTPRRVRKLREVISRKTCDILKVFPTTQ from the exons ATGTGGTGGTTGCTGTTTCCTCGTTGGATCTGGTTCTTTGCGGGGCAGTCCGTGTTTCTGTGGCCGGACCAGCAAGTCATAGCCATCTCTGTATCCCGGTTAGCCAACGCCCATTCCGGGATCTGCCCCAACGAGATTAATCCCAACCTGTGGGTCGACGCCATGAGTACCTGCCTGCGGGAGTGCGAGTCCGACCAG GAGTGTGAGAGGTTTGAAAAGTGCTGTCCCAACGTGTGTGGGAAACAGAGTTGTGTGGCAGCACGTTACATGGGCAGCAGCAGAAAAGTCAGTCCCGTGGGCTTGCCGAAAGAGGCCATCTGTGCCAACTTTGTGTGCACCCAGCAGGGATCTGAGTGTGACGTCTGGGAGGGCCAGCCCGTGTGCAAGTGCAGGGACCGCTGTGAGAGAGAACCCCACTTCACCTGCGCCTCGGACGGCATGACCTACTACAACAAGTGTTACATGGACGCTGAGGCCTGCTCCAAGGGAAACTCCATCTCTGTCGTCACCTGTAGCTTCCATCTCACGTGGCCAAACACCAGCCCACTACTGCCCCTGGAAACCACACACTTTCCAACTACCGCTCCCCCCCCGAAGACACCCACTCCCCCGACGGATCCCCAACCGCCAGTAATGGCCAGCAGCCCGTCGCAACAGTTGATAAACGCCGGCGACACGGCCAGCTTCTTGTGTGTGGTCACAGGGTCCCCGCGGCCTGAGATCAGTTGGCAGAAGCAACAGCGGGAGCAGGACGAAACAGAGAAGGTCGTGATGCGGCCCAATCATGTGATGGGAAATGTGGTGGTCACCAACATTGGCCAGCTGGTGATCTACAACGCCCGGCTTCAGGACTCCGGGATCTACACCTGCACTGCCAGCAATCCCTCTGGCTCGGCCCAAGTCCACCACGCCCTCACCGTGGTGCCCGTGGAGCCCCCGAGGGGAGAACAGCCCAGGAACACGACCCGCTGCTCGGCCGCGGAGTGCCAGAAGCCCCCGGACACAGCGGAGGACTGCGTCGGTGAAGAGAGTGTAAGCTGGTATTACGAGCCGCAGAGGAACAGCTGCTTCTCCTTCACTCACGCCGGTTGTCACGGCAATGCGTACAGGAAGCCGTTGGAGACATACGAAGAGTGCATGTCGTGCTGCGGTCCCGAGGTCTCCGCCCCATGCAGCCTGCCCAGCCTGCAGGGTCCCTGTAAGGCCTACGAGCACCGCTGGGCCTACAGCAGCAGCCTGAGACAGTGCCAGTCGTTCATCTACGGAGGTTGCAGCGGTAACGCCAACAACTTTGAGTCCAGAGAGGCCTGTGAGGAGATGTGCCCCTACCCTAAGGACCAACACTGTAGAACCTGCAAACCAAGAGGCAAGATGGTGACCAGTTTCTGTGGGAGTGACTTTGTGATCCTGGGGAGATTGTCTGGGCTGAAGGAGGAGACGGACTCGGGCAATGCCCTGGTCAGTGTGGAGGAGGTCCTGAAGGATGACAAGATGGGCCTCCGTTTCTTTGGCAAGGAGCTTCTGGAAGTGACCTTCCTCAACATGGACTGGAActgcccctgtccaaacatCAGCGAAggtcaggtcattgtcatgggTGACGTGAGGGACGGCATCGCCGTGCTGCAGCCGGACAGCTACATGGCAGCATCCACCCCACGTAGGGTACGGAAGCTCAGAGAGGTCATCAGTAGGAAGACCTGTGACATTCTTAAAGTGTTCCCCACCACTCAGTAG